The genomic interval CATATTTCGTCCCATTATCACATTTGGATTGGCAAAAATCATCAATTCCTATCTTTTGCTTCGACGATATTAATTTCCTCATATGTCAATCCATACAGTCTGTAAACAATTTCATCTATCAACTTATCTATCGCCTTACTTCTTGTTTTTAACGGATGTTCACCCCTGCCAAAACGCATAAGTGCTTAATATATAGTTTGTTAAGGCTGTATTTTTAATAAATATGTAGTCACTAATATATTGTTATTATACGACAATATACTTGACGGATAATGGTTGTTATCTGTACAATGGTGGACATGCATATTGTAGAGAACAAGTCAAAATCCGGTAAAAAAATCTATCGATCTACCCTTCTGCGGGAATCGTACCGTGAGGATGGGAAGGTCAAGAAACGCACCATTGCGAATCTGTCGAATTGCACTCCCCTGGAGATTGAAGCGATAAGACTTGCACTCGCACATAAAGACGATCTCTGTGCATTGGGCGCATTGTCAGAATCGGTGAAACTCCATGAGGGTTTGTCTGTGGGAGCAGCGTGGAGCGTGTACCAAGTGGCAAAGGAATTAGGGATAGAAGAGGCATTGGGAAAGGACTTTGAAGGAAAGCTGGCGCTTTGGCAAGTAATGGCAAGGGTAATAGGCCGGGGGTCAAGACTGTCTGCAGTAAGGCTGGCGCAGATACATGCTGCGGGTGACGTCCTGGATATGAAGCGTGGGTTTGACGAGAACAATCTGTACGATAATTTGTCATGGTTGTCAGAGAATCAGGCAAAGATAGAGCGAAAGCTGTTTGAGTTAAGACGAGGAGGCAATAAGCCGAAGTTGTTTTTGTATGACGTGACGAGCAGTTATTTAGAGGGGAAGTCGAATCATTTTGGTGAGTACGGGTATAATCGTGACGGCAAAAAGAGGAAAAAACAGATAGTGATCGGTATGCTTTGTGATGAATCCGGGGAGCCGGTATCAACAGAAGTATTTAGGGGCAACACCCAGGATCCGAAGACCTTTGAATCTCAGGTAAAGAAGGTATTAGAGCGGTTTGGATGTAAAGATGTAACGATTGTAGGAGATCGTGGGATGATCAAGACGGTGCAAATCGAAAGTTTACCGGAAGGGTTTCATTACATAACGGCGATAACTAAGCCGCAGATAGAGTCGTTGATAAATAAAGGGATACTGCAATTAGGATTGTTCGAAGAAAAGCTCTGCGAGATAAAGGATGATGAGGTTCGATATATTCTGAGGCGCAATCCGGTAAGGGCGGAAGAGATGTCAAAGACCCGTGTATCAAAATTACAGAGTATAGAGAAATACATCGTGAAGAAGAACAGTTATCTGAAGGAACATCCTAAGTCGTCAGTATCGAAGGCCCTGGAAACAACAAGGGAAAGGCTAACGAGATTGAAACTTGATGGGTGGGTGCAGATAAAAGAAGAGGATAGGACGCTAAAGATAGAGAGAGCTGAGGAAGCATTAAAGGAGGCATCATACCTTGATGGTTGTTACGCAATCAAGACTGATCTTGAGGAGAACGAGGCGGATACCAATCTGGTACATGAACGATACAAGGATTTAACGGAAGTGGAGAAGGCGTTTCGGGACTGTAAGACGGTGAATTTGGAGGTTCGTCCGGTGTATGTAAGAAAGGAGGATAGTACACGGGGACATGTGTTTGTGGTAATGCTTGCGTACATGATAATTCGAAGGCTGCGCAGAGCGTGGAAGAATTTTGACTTGACGGTAGAGGAAGGTCTCGCACAATTGACGACCATTTGTTCGATGGAAGTAACAATC from Candidatus Kuenenia stuttgartiensis carries:
- a CDS encoding IS1634 family transposase; protein product: MHIVENKSKSGKKIYRSTLLRESYREDGKVKKRTIANLSNCTPLEIEAIRLALAHKDDLCALGALSESVKLHEGLSVGAAWSVYQVAKELGIEEALGKDFEGKLALWQVMARVIGRGSRLSAVRLAQIHAAGDVLDMKRGFDENNLYDNLSWLSENQAKIERKLFELRRGGNKPKLFLYDVTSSYLEGKSNHFGEYGYNRDGKKRKKQIVIGMLCDESGEPVSTEVFRGNTQDPKTFESQVKKVLERFGCKDVTIVGDRGMIKTVQIESLPEGFHYITAITKPQIESLINKGILQLGLFEEKLCEIKDDEVRYILRRNPVRAEEMSKTRVSKLQSIEKYIVKKNSYLKEHPKSSVSKALETTRERLTRLKLDGWVQIKEEDRTLKIERAEEALKEASYLDGCYAIKTDLEENEADTNLVHERYKDLTEVEKAFRDCKTVNLEVRPVYVRKEDSTRGHVFVVMLAYMIIRRLRRAWKNFDLTVEEGLAQLTTICSMEVTIKGQKASCQKIPRPRQQSHELLEALQIKLPEVLPSRNIRVVTRKKLAVRRKSQ